The sequence GGGGCCACCGGAGGCATGATCGGCCCTTCGACGCCGGTCGCGCCGTGACAGACCGCACAATAGTCGGCGTAGACTTGCGCCCCCGCCGCTACGTTCCCACTGCCCGGCGGCAGGCCGGTTCCGTCCGGCAACGCGTGGCGGGCGTAACTCGGAATCTCATTGAGTGAGAGCTCTTGTCCTAGACCGGGACCTTCGGCTAGCGCGGCCGAAGCGCTGTAGATCAGAAGGCAAACCAGGAAGGCTTTAGCTATAGGCATTTTCCACCATCCCTTCCGGCGTGATGTGCCAAGCCTGAATCGCGTTGTTGTGCAAGAAATTTGACGGGTCGTACCGAGCCTTCCACTCGCTACGAATCGGTTGTTGGGCGCCGGTTTCATCTTCCGCGCGGCTCATGAGCAGGGTAGGTGATCCGTCCCACCGCCAGGGCAACCGGAAGCGGGTCAATGCCCGTGGAAGGACCGGCCCTTCCAGGGGCGCTTCGGCCCAGCTTCGGCCACCGTCCGCCGAGACCTCCACCCGGCGCACCCGCCCAGCTCCGGTCCAGGCCAATCCGGAGATCTCATAGAGGCCCGTACCGGTCATGTTCATGGTTGCAGAAGGATGGGTGATAACGGACTTCACCCCCATCGCGAAGGTGAACTTGGTGGAGCCTCCTTCGGCCAGCATCTCGGTGTACTCGCCCGATTCATGCTTGCTGTACACCGGCTGGTCCGTGACCCAGAGACTGGTCACCCACTTGACGTTCATGTTGCCCTCGTAGCCGGGTAGGAGTAGCCGCATTGGATAACCCTGCTCGGGCCGCAGGCGTTCGCCGTTCTGGTAGAGCGCGAGAATAGCGTCGTCCATGATCTTTTCCATGGGGATAGAGCGGGTGAGACTGGCCGCGTCATTGCCGACCGCCGCCACCCATTTGCCGTCGGGCTTAACGCCCGCCTCGTCCATCAACACGTTGAGCGGAATTCCAGTCCATTCTGCGTTCGACAAGAGTCCATGCAGCATGTCGCAGCCGGCCTGCATGGGTTCCTCCAGTATGGCGTTGAAGAAGCTGTTGCCGGAGCACTCAAGGAAGTGGACCTTGCTCTCCAGCGGGTAACGCGCCAGCGCGTCGAGGCTAAACTTCAGCGGTCGTTCGACCAGTCCGTGGATCATCAGGTTATGACGCAGCGGATCAATCTCGGGGCGGCCGCCATGGTGCACTTCGAAGTGCAAGCCGTTCGGCGTGATCGTGCCTTGCAGATGCTGCAGCGGTGTTCCAGAGAAGCTGAAGCCTGGCGCCAGATCCTTGTAGATCTGTATCAAAGCGCGCTTCACATGGGCTTCTTGCGCCGCCGGCATCCCGTACTCGCGGACCGGCAGTCCTTCTGTTGTGACCCAATCAGGTGGAGGCGGCGCAGCGCGCACCTCTTCGATGATGCCAAGGCTGGCAACCGCTGTGCCACCACCGAGGGCAAGGCCACCGCCTAAAAGTTTACGTCTATTGATCAGTCCCCCTCCGGCGGCAACATTTTCAGCCGGAAGCTCTGCTCTTCGGAACTTCATTGCTCACCTCCTACTAGCGCGATTGAGGTCCTTTGACCCAATCGACTGGTGAGGAATGAGCTCTCTGGAAATGGGGCACCGAGAAAGGCGACACGCATAGTGTCCTCCTGTGCAGGCTAAACCCCTCGGTCGCGAAATAATAACACCATCTAGAGACCAAAAGAAGGATTCCACTATCAATGTTAAGCGTTCCTAACGGCACGTAGGCATCAGCTGCCTCTCTTATGTCCGCTGTAGCCAATTGCAGGCATTACTCGTGGCTGCGACTTTGAGCCAAAAGTCAGCAGGGTAGGGGAGAAAGGCGCGCCTCCGGCAGAGCGCTTTTCACTGCGTCTCCCGTTGGAAACATAATCCGCGTGTCGGGGGTTCGAATCCCTCCCCCGCTACCAAATCAAACCCATCACATGAACGCTGCGATGCGCTTTCCTCAGGTCGAGGCTTGGACCGGGGAGGGGGCGCTTACGACGGCTCCTCGTTCTTCGCTTCGGCTTGGTCCACGGCCCAGTCGCTGGCGGACTGCACCGCCACTGGCGAGGCGGAGGGGATCACGCCCAGGTAGCTCTCGGTCTCGCCGATCGGGACGGTCGAGCGCCGCGTCATGCGGTAGAGCGCATAGAGAGCGATGGCGCCGAAGGTCGCGCCGAGCACCAGCCAGAAGGCGAAGGGGTTGAACTGCTGCATCGCCCAGCCGGTGACCAGCGGCCCCAGTATCGCGCCCACCCCGAAGGTCAGGACGAGGCCGCCCGAGGCGGCCGGCATGTCTTCAGCCGTGAGATAGTCGTTGGTGTAGGCGAGGAAGAGAGCGTAGAGGGGCGTCGTCACCCCTCCGGCGAAGAAGGCGGCTGCCATCATCAGCCACAGGCCACCCCCGGTCATCCAGCCGACAGCGCAGGAGAGAGCGCCCAGAAGGGCCGCCCCGAAGATCAGCTTGCGCCGGTCCATCCGGTCCGAGAGCCAGCCGATGGGAAACTGCAGGAGCAGTGCGCCCGCAAACAGCATCGCGATGAAGAGCGCGATCTCCGAGGCGGCCATGCC comes from Limibacillus sp. and encodes:
- a CDS encoding MFS transporter codes for the protein MRLFRRTGLTPWLIRRVGHVRVFAALGSFMSAGLIAFPLLTEPWAWTLLRILVGFCMSGIYVTAESWLNDAATNETRGTVLSAYMIAQTLGIIGAQGLLAMGDAQTAGLFIVASILVSVSFAPILLSVTTAPVTEVTRPMGLRSLFKGSPLGTVGIFLLGAIYATQSGMGAVYGSKIGMAASEIALFIAMLFAGALLLQFPIGWLSDRMDRRKLIFGAALLGALSCAVGWMTGGGLWLMMAAAFFAGGVTTPLYALFLAYTNDYLTAEDMPAASGGLVLTFGVGAILGPLVTGWAMQQFNPFAFWLVLGATFGAIALYALYRMTRRSTVPIGETESYLGVIPSASPVAVQSASDWAVDQAEAKNEEPS
- the soxC gene encoding sulfite dehydrogenase, with the translated sequence MKFRRAELPAENVAAGGGLINRRKLLGGGLALGGGTAVASLGIIEEVRAAPPPPDWVTTEGLPVREYGMPAAQEAHVKRALIQIYKDLAPGFSFSGTPLQHLQGTITPNGLHFEVHHGGRPEIDPLRHNLMIHGLVERPLKFSLDALARYPLESKVHFLECSGNSFFNAILEEPMQAGCDMLHGLLSNAEWTGIPLNVLMDEAGVKPDGKWVAAVGNDAASLTRSIPMEKIMDDAILALYQNGERLRPEQGYPMRLLLPGYEGNMNVKWVTSLWVTDQPVYSKHESGEYTEMLAEGGSTKFTFAMGVKSVITHPSATMNMTGTGLYEISGLAWTGAGRVRRVEVSADGGRSWAEAPLEGPVLPRALTRFRLPWRWDGSPTLLMSRAEDETGAQQPIRSEWKARYDPSNFLHNNAIQAWHITPEGMVENAYS